CGCTGGCAAAACTGTACCTGTCGACTATTGAAAAATCTCTGATATCAAAAACAAGCTCAACTAACGCCCCAGTAAGAGATACTGGCGCGGCAACCGGGCTTGACTGTTTAAAATCAACCGATGCCAGTACATCCCAGGGCAAGATTTTTGTCTTAAATACGTTTTGATGACGCCACTCCAGTCTCAATCCTTTTGCCGTTAGACTGATATTGGTTGGATAGCTACGCGCAAGTGAGTTAACCGCTAGCATAACAAAAAAGCCAATTATCGAGACAAAACTAACTGCAGCACAAATAAGATGCAGCCCCGTGTCAGCAGGAAAAACAGTATTAAATGTTGTCCTCAAAAGAAAAAGAAAAGCCTGTACCAGAAAGGCAAGCGACACTAGCAAGATCATTATGCGAGCATTGAAAGGCAGCTCGGGCCACTTGCGGATGTCGAATTTTTTGATATAGGGATTGACCACTATATCCATGGCGAAGTCTTCACTCAACTCCAAAGAAGACATTGCTATCCTGCCTTGAGAGTGGAAAGACTGAGCAGTACTTCTTTTGCAGTCTTTGGACGGCAGTGAAGATCCTGACTGGTAAGCAGCTCCACCAACTTACTAAGAGCCGTACTACATCCAGTTGGTGATGACTGGGAGATGGGCTCTGGATCCAAACCTGTCAAAATATAGTAAATCGTGCAACCCAGCGCATAGAGGTCGCTTGCTGGCGCAGAGCGCCCCTGAAACTGCTCAGGCGGTATGTAACACTGCTTACCAATGAGAGTGCCTGTCAATGCGCCGATAAATTCATTGGCCGCACCAAAATCAACTAGAGTTATTTTGCGTTCTTCTTCACTGATAATCAAATTGTCTGGGGTCAGATCACGGTGGATTACAGCAGGATTGAGCCCGTGCAAGTAGACCAGGATATCAGCTATCTGCATGGCTATATCCAGGGTCTCGCGCTCACTAAAGACACCAGTCATTTTGACATGCTGCCTCAGTGTCAAACCAGGTACAAACTCCATTAGCAGATAATTGCGCTGGCGCTCCACAAAGCTATCTATTACAGCCACAATGCCAGGATGTTTTAGACGACCAAGCAGTGCCGCTTCTCTTAAAAACATTTCTTTGATTTTGGCCAGAGACTGAGACTCTTCCTCAAAGGGTGCCGCCATCTCTTTGAGAATGAGCCGTCTGCCTTCAGCGTCCCTGACCAGATAAACAGAAGACATGCCACCACAGGTGAGCAACATCATCACAGTCAATTTATTGCCCAATAAAGTAGCGCCAGCTTCCAGCGGCACAAAATTGGTTACTTCAAAACGCTCAGCCAGACAGGCTTCCCACATCCGAGTATAACTCTCGCTCAATTGCAATTGACCGCCAGTGAGAATATCGCGCTGCAAGGCAATGACATCAGGATTGAGCACAATAGGATCAGCGTATTTAGCGACTGTCAAAAATAATTTCTCAAGATTTTGTGTATTAAATCCAGCCAGAGGAAAGGCAACAATGCCGCCGGACTTAAAATCAAACACGATAAAACCCTGGTGCATCCAGCCTTCACCCAAAAAGCGCTTGAACTTTTGCCACCTGGTTGGTTTGACCAATCTATGATTGTCACCATAGCCCAGCCTATGCAACAAAAACTCTGTCCCTTGCATTTTGCGCAGTCTGACAGAATGCAAATCAGACCAGGGTCTTATGCCACGCTCATAGAGCATCTCTCTATGGAAGCCATTCTCGGCAATAAAACCACCATTATCTAGAGAAATTCTCAATCTGGTAGATGCACCGATAATTAAGGGCAAAATAAAGAGCGGCAGTATGCCCGTCAGAAGACCAAGTTTGCCACCAAAAAAGAGCCAGGATAGACAGGACAAAATAAGCAATACTGAGGTAAATAGGATGACCTGTCCAGTAGGCAGAAGTTGACAGGTAATCGGTATGCGCTCACTGGGCAAAGGTCCTGTCCCGTGCGGATCACTGCCCATGACAATGGCCGGCGCCGGCTCGCTTACTCTCGCACTATCAGGTTGGTTGACTATTGGCAGGTCGCTCATAAAGTCCTTTATACCCGCCCCCACAAGTCTCTGCTATATTCTTGTGCTATGAAAAATAGAACCACAATTTTGACCCGCCTGACCCTATTTTTGTGTATTGCCCTGATGGGCTCCACAAATGCCTGTATGGCTCAGTTTTATAACGGCAATCAAAGCAACAATAGCCGCGATCTCACTGTTTTTTATGCCACCAGTCGCTATAACGAGAGCCCCAGTGGCAGACCCCTCTACGGCGGCGCCAGACACCTTGATATCGGTGCGGGCTCCCTGGACTATGGCGCTATCAACCTTTTAAGACCAGACCAGGGCCCGGCCTGTGTCTCGGCCACCAACTGGAACGACCTGCGCACTGTTATGGGCAGTCGCGATACATATTGGAAGCAAGCCAGTGTCGGTCAGATAGCACCCATGAGTGCATCCGAATTCAGTCGTCAACTGCGTGACTTTCACGGACTTATTTGTGTCTATGTCCATGGCTATGACATGACATTTGAAGACACGGCTAGAGAAATGGCAGAGCTTGTGGACGAATACAAAAGACGCAATAGTAATCAAGCCATATTGCCTATTCTCTTTAGCTGGCCATCACCAGGCAAAACAGCAGACTACACCGGTGACGAGGCCAATCTTGAATGGAGCGAAAAACCATTCAGAGACTTTATTGATCTGCTTGTTTCCGAAAAAAATAGCGACAGCTACGTCGACTTGATAGCACACTCAATGGGTTCAAGATACGCCTTTGCCTATGGCGTAGCAAAATCACAAGCACCACGTGCGGTATTTCGCAATGTCGTATTGTCCTGTGCTGATATGGACTATCACACTGCCGAACAAAAAAAAGAAGATCTTGAACGCTGTGTTGGTCGCTCTCTCTATGTATTGACCAATGATTCTGATGGACCACTTTTGACTTCGCAGGCGCTACACGCTCAGCCGCGTCTGGGTCGACCCACAGACAATGGTCAAACAGTGAGACAAAATGCCACTGGCTTGATAGGCACTGGCGCAAGCGGACTCTTAGCAGCAAAGGCCAATCTAATTGGCAGTGGCAATCTCTTTGGCGGCTCCAACAAGTCACAGCTATTTAACGAGCTAAAAGGTGTAGCAAACACCTTTTTGCGCAAAGACATGGGCAGCGCCAACAGCCAGTCACCCGAAATCAACAACTGGCTCAACCAAAATCAATATTTGAGCCGGGAATGGGGCACGAAGTCGCGACTGGTGGACACAACCGGTTTTGTCACCTTAAACATGGGTCATCGTCTGGCCTGGCCCCTGGTGGCCGGGTTAATACTTTCCGACCCTACTTACAGCCCCTTTGTCGTCACCTCTATTCACAAAAGACCAGACGCTCTGCTGCTCAAACAGATGGGCGGAAGTCCACGGTACCTTTATCGCTATGAC
Above is a window of Candidatus Obscuribacter sp. DNA encoding:
- a CDS encoding alpha/beta hydrolase, whose protein sequence is MKNRTTILTRLTLFLCIALMGSTNACMAQFYNGNQSNNSRDLTVFYATSRYNESPSGRPLYGGARHLDIGAGSLDYGAINLLRPDQGPACVSATNWNDLRTVMGSRDTYWKQASVGQIAPMSASEFSRQLRDFHGLICVYVHGYDMTFEDTAREMAELVDEYKRRNSNQAILPILFSWPSPGKTADYTGDEANLEWSEKPFRDFIDLLVSEKNSDSYVDLIAHSMGSRYAFAYGVAKSQAPRAVFRNVVLSCADMDYHTAEQKKEDLERCVGRSLYVLTNDSDGPLLTSQALHAQPRLGRPTDNGQTVRQNATGLIGTGASGLLAAKANLIGSGNLFGGSNKSQLFNELKGVANTFLRKDMGSANSQSPEINNWLNQNQYLSREWGTKSRLVDTTGFVTLNMGHRLAWPLVAGLILSDPTYSPFVVTSIHKRPDALLLKQMGGSPRYLYRYDKIDLSRLGQ
- a CDS encoding serine/threonine protein kinase is translated as MSDLPIVNQPDSARVSEPAPAIVMGSDPHGTGPLPSERIPITCQLLPTGQVILFTSVLLILSCLSWLFFGGKLGLLTGILPLFILPLIIGASTRLRISLDNGGFIAENGFHREMLYERGIRPWSDLHSVRLRKMQGTEFLLHRLGYGDNHRLVKPTRWQKFKRFLGEGWMHQGFIVFDFKSGGIVAFPLAGFNTQNLEKLFLTVAKYADPIVLNPDVIALQRDILTGGQLQLSESYTRMWEACLAERFEVTNFVPLEAGATLLGNKLTVMMLLTCGGMSSVYLVRDAEGRRLILKEMAAPFEEESQSLAKIKEMFLREAALLGRLKHPGIVAVIDSFVERQRNYLLMEFVPGLTLRQHVKMTGVFSERETLDIAMQIADILVYLHGLNPAVIHRDLTPDNLIISEEERKITLVDFGAANEFIGALTGTLIGKQCYIPPEQFQGRSAPASDLYALGCTIYYILTGLDPEPISQSSPTGCSTALSKLVELLTSQDLHCRPKTAKEVLLSLSTLKAG